The nucleotide sequence TTAGGACTCTCTTACTTCACTTGCATCTTTCTAGAGAGTTGAATAGTGATGGGTAATTTGCATTGAATTATATGTTGGTCCTAAAACTAATAGGCATGTAgaagtggtataataaaaactttatgAAACTTGTAGATCAATTGAACTAGATAATCTGGTTCCTTGCAATGATTTTGAGATGGTGAGTGAGTAATTATTCTCGTGTAGCCTTGAGGACTTGTGCGAAGTAGTGGAAAGATGTCATAAGGTCATACACATTAATGCTTGTGGTCGTTTAAGTGGAACTGATTATAAAGGGCCTAAGTTGGAGAACATTGTAAGTAACCGCCACGTAGAATGCGTGGGAAGCCTAACAGACCTTGCTTCGTCAAACTCACCCTTGGAGTGGTCGGTATTGTGGTTCCCGGTGTAGACTATGAAGTATTAGTAAAATGTTTTGGTTTATAGTTGAGGTCTTTACAGTACTTCAACCTATCCATATTTTGCTAGACTCttcagtaccatgcattgcccACTCTCACATCGAGACATGATGCAAACTAGGCCAGTAAATTCAACCTCGTGGGATGATACGCTctctcacacataagcctcattatatattccgtagccattccgagatatattgtcatgcaacttccattgCTACTACTCattacatgacttgagcattcactgtcattttgatttgatgatcatacagagctgacatgatatttgtggcaaagccatagtTCATCATTATTAAtatatgttacgctagatcattgcacgtcCTAGTAcattgctagaggcattcatatgtaGTCATCATTTTGTTTAATActatgagttgtaagtaaaataaACAATGTTCAAGAAATCATTAACTGGTAGTTGCTCGGTCGGTTTAGGAGTAATGATTAATCATTGAATCGGCCTATTAATTGGATTAATCGGTCAACCATTAATCGGTAGATTGAATAGGAACCTGCCAATATATATCTTAGTTTGTTTATGTATTATACCATACTCTCATGCTCCCAGCTATGTAATATACCAAAACATGTTGTCGTACACATATAAAAAGCATAGAGAGGAGGTAAAATTATTAATCCTAGCTATTAAGGAGCGGGATGGGGTCGAAAGGGGTTACTGGCCAAAAACTTGGGCTTTGTTTGCCCATCCGTTAATGGGTCACCAGGGACTAGTCGTCCCGACAATAGATTAATCGGTCTAACTAGCCAATTAATCGGCCTAGTAAGTTAACGCGGTGAATAGGTGTTATTTGATTTGGCCATGCTATGAGTAGCGATTAACTGGCCCGTTAACTGATTAATGGGGTGAATTCTTGAATAgtgaaaataaaagtgtgatgcatTCTAGAGTGTGCGCCTACTTGTGAGGAtataaaataggccaaaaaaagatcatcaaaaaagagagaaaaaaagagaggggtgcagtactatcctttaccacacttgtgtttcaaagtagcaccatttcaTATAGAGATTATTCATGTTATTCATTTTCATATGCTAATGGGattttcatattatataacttGACTTGCGTAGTCCTAAGACGAGCTTCCACGAATGCTTGAGGTCTTCattgagaaagcaagttggatgcacatccacttagatGCATTAGgagtgttagaataaatccgaggcgctcCATCGATCTACCAAAGACCAAACAATCACACAAGCACagcaccgagatttgttaacgaggtacaccgatatggctacatccccggggcctgactacgggcgctcctccccgtgacaccatcacaataccgcacaccggccacccgggcaccggctcccccttgcgtgcctgtgctattatgttggcatatgttacatcatgtgtctacccccgctatatatgagaggactaggatacaagtgtcctactaggacacgactccacatcctatgtaaacacaatacaacacatagtccaactgtaacctagcttgtacacaatatccgacacaactctaacaaactccaccttggcgaatattctccatcaccttgaattcgtcaatgcatcaaacttccatgtagattggacttgagcttatcccatgagcactgctgctactccaaagactctaTATGACTCCAcatgcaacttgtagtcccttcttttcttgaccacagtcaacactcgagcaaaattaagttccatgttcctctagtttgtgctcccaacttccagagtatccatccaacgccatcacacaccgatcactaacctgcgtgaaagtgaacaactcacatattgggtgtcacacataagagttaaaTAAACTCAACATcatcgctcctttcttgaccgcctgtctgaaacatgaaggaatttcaccgttgcttgtagtcatcccgagtcaaattcgtagttgtctcaccacatgtatgaccaccagagccctggcccatcTCCATGCCCCGTGTGTactgcacgcctcgccgctattaccacatcgagcctccgctgtcccggtcgagtctcaagggttgCGAACCCACACCACCCAACCCctactgcagagtaccaccgatcatcgccggccgatgacgagtttcacgcttccatcagaccactgggctccagtccaaaTTACGTGTCACTTGCTTTTTTCCACttaataggcttcgactctctgtgcacttacgttgtagcccctcaatccagctccaccttcaacatgactccatggtagatgatcagtccaccctcgcgccccgtcgacttcaagctccgtgtgtacaccaccttgaatcaatcccACGTCGTAGTCTTGTCgaaagccacacaagccctcgggacctgtgccacgtgtttccacgccccagaagtcggtcaccatcagcgtCACGCTCATACGTCAttgtcgccgatcccaccaccgtcttctgtaccaaccgactcgcgtcgatccatcagactgcccagtccgacccagccgaacttaTCCAGTTGCATGACACGCTCTAGACTCCTCAAGCCATCACCGTATCCAACACCATCCATACACAAAAGTGTACCAGCAAAGAAAACCAAAGGAAAATCCCTCACAGCCTTCCCATGTGAACAACACACGTATATAGCTCCTGGACttatcttctttctttcttcttgatAGCATTCCGGTCTCGACTAGTCTTTGTGTCAAAAAGAATTCCCAAACAAATCTCAAGCATGTACGCACACAACCAGCTATCGCAACCACTTTGTGCCTGCCTCCAGCTCCATCCAACGCCGCACCAGCCAGCTGTTCTGGGCTGCACCAGGCTGCCACGCCTTGCACGCCCTCTCGCTGATCCGCTGCACTCGTGGGCCTTGGGCCGTCCGAGACGCGCCACTGCTGCATGCTGCTCGTGTGTTCCCTCGATCGCCACGTCTCCTGACGAGACCTCGCGCAGAACACGCCGCCGCCATTGGCGTACCCGCCAGCCTCCACGCCAAGACCTATCACACCGAAAACTGTTGCTGGCCTGCCACAAATCTGCTTCCGCTGTTGCCGTGCAAGTTGCTGCCTCCCGATTGCTTCGACTTCATCTTCCGTCCGTTGATACACGATCGTCTCTTATGACGAACTAAACTAGCGAACCAACTCGGCCTTTTCTAGATCAACAATTCAAGACCTCTAAACAAcctagctttgataccacttgttagaataaatccgaggcgctccgtcgatctaccaaggaccaaacaatcacacaagcacaacaccgagatttgttaatgagattcattgatatggctacatccccggggcctgattacgagcgctcctccccgtgacaccatcacaatagcgcacaccggccacccgggcgccggcacacgccgccggctcccccttgcgcgcctatGCTATTATGTTGggataggttacatcgtgtgtctatccccactatatatgagagaactaggatacaagtgtcctactaggaaacgactccatatcctatgtaaacacaatacaactcatagtccaactgtaacctagcttgtacacaatattcgacacaactctaacaaggagagctttcatacacttatatctctagcgCCTTTGGTTACCGCCTTGAGCTTATTCGATCGCCATAAATCCCTATAAATAGCAAAACCACCTGTTGTTCCTCCAGAAGAATTTTATTGCCAACACAAGCCTATGTTCCAAAGATATCCCATCTGGAGTCCTATTCTAGAGTTCTGGCAGAGGGGGAAGCCATTCTCGAAGCCTCTTCGTTAACCCCGGCTGCCTTCATGactatgtgtgagtagttccttcaGGACCTAAGGATCCATAATAGTAGCTAGATGGTTCTATCTCATTttggatcttcaataccatgttcccgTTCTTTCATGTGTGATTGGGGTCAATCCGATGTAATTTTGTTGTGTGTTCATTGGAacatgatgaattgtgagtttatgatcagattgttcattgaatcATATTGAATCTTTTGAAGTTTCGTTGCTATATAATTAagtaactatatatatatatatatatatatatatatatatatatatatatatatatatatatatatatatatatatatatgtatgtatgtatgctttCCACTCTATTTGTCTTCTCTGGCCAAGATTTATCGGTAGATCTTCAGaggaagtggtgcatagtagtggcttcaatcttgtggtgttTTGTATCCGAGTGATAGAatagggacaagacacgtatttgtattgttgcccctaaggataaaatgacggggtttgatcttattgctagattttttgttgtctacattatgtcatcttgcttctTGTGTTGCTTTGTTTCTTGTAAACTCAATATCTTGAGATGCATACTGGATAACAgtcttggggtggagtaatagtagtagatgtagttggATTAATCGGTCTTCTTATCGTGGACATAATGCATATATGAGATTTTGCCATGAACGATCATAATTATAAAGATTGCTATCCTTGTCAACTACCCAACTGTAGTTTGGTACCATGACGTTTGCCTTCTTTTAAGAGAGATACCTCTAGGTAACCTATGGCCCAGGGTCTATTCTTCCATCAATACAAACTCCTAAAAATTCCTTCTTTACTATTTGTCGTAccagtatctatctatctatttgcTTCTAAccttgtaactagcaagacaagggacttgacaacccccttgccacgttgggtgcaagtattttatcttatttgtgtgtaggtgccgCTTATCTTGCTAGTTTGTTGAGTCCTATTAGTTCGATTAAACCTTGGTTCTTCATCGAGGGAAAACATTGCTACTATCTATATCACCCTTCCTTTTTGGGAAAACCCAACAACTCCCACGGGAGTGGCAACGAGCGGCTTCAGTGCGAATAATGATGGGGTGCTTGTCAGTGGAAGGTGGATTGGGCCCACGCCAAACCGCATGTAAGCTTGGAAGAACTGTCCTTAATATGCAAATTTAGTCCTACGCGAAGGCCTTTCCGTGCAAGGAAAGACGCACGACTGGTACCCACCAGACTCCTCAAAAGGAGGCATGTGAAGCCATGACAAGGAAGCTTCAAGCCGTTCGTGGTGAAGAGACCCAGGAAGGAAGGCGTCCAACCAGCCCAAGACCAGGTATAAATACATGTGCGCCAGGTCCGGGAAAGAACAACTTCTACTTCCATCGCTAATATGATGGAAGCGAAACCCTAGTTTAGACCTAGATTAGATCTGATCTTAGACATTTTGTTGAGATAGGCCACCAAATATCCCAAGGACATATTCTACAACTTGTTGGATCCCCCATTGTACTCATTTATATATATAGTTCCAAACAAGCAGGATTAGCGTTGTTACTCGCGCGTAGGGCCTGAATCTAGGTAAAATCATCTCCATATGCCCGTTTGATATACTGAGGTATGTCAATTCATGCATGTTATTGTACATAGTTCGAGTACTTTGCAAAATAAAGTCAACAACCATTGATACTATCACATTCAAATTATTATTCTTAGTGAATTGTGAATTTTGTGACATGCTAGATGTAGAATGCTTATATCATCATTAGATTTTAAATACAATTTTGATAAAATGTACAAACTCAACGTCAATCATGCCTATGGCATTGTCTATATGCTCTGTAGTGCAGCATGTGCACATATGGTTTCATATGTAGTACGATATCCTTACtccttagggtgtgtttggttggccCTGAAATTAGTCATAACAAAGCATTGGTTGGATGTTAACTTTATATTAGTACTAACCAGGAGATACCTTTTAATCTAGTAGTGCCTCGAAGAAAACAACAATGACATGTATGTGGGAGTCCAACCATGATGTAAATCTAAGAAAGATAAGATGATATAGTGTAAGCAAGCTCCAACCAAAGTCAAAACTTAGCTCACCAAATGAAAAGCCCATCAAGCCAAATCGTCAAAAATGAAATCTAAATCTTATAAATATCAAAGGTATCGAATACAATCCCATAGACTTCGGGAGAGCCATGAACTCTGAAAAAAGCCACCGCATTGCTTGTGTCTATATCGTTGATGCTGAATGGTAAACTTTGGAAATTATGCGAAACTAAAATATCTCAAGTATCAAATGTTCTAAACATAAAAACACCACCATAGCTGGAATAGCTCAGTTGGTTAGAGCGTGTGAGCCCAGTAATACTTCTTTGAGTTTGCTATTTCAGCCCAGAAGGTCCAAATCCCATGGTCCACAAGCACAGATTCTCTCTCCTCCTTACCATTACCAGTTGGAAATGCCGGACCGACCGCAGCACTACTGACGCCATAAAAAAATGGCGACCGCCATGCTGCCGTCCCCGTCTCTGCCTCCTACTCCCCGCGGCGTCTTATCGCCGCGCTGCTCACTACAGGCACCGACCCACGAGCAACGGGTGCCGGACGGGGCATCCCGGAGGCGGCATGCCCCGGTGCAGCGCGCGAGACACGAGGCCGCGGCGTACGCGCGGGAGATAGGCGCCTGCGTGCGGGCGCGGCGCTGGGGCGCGGCATGCGAGGCGTTTGCGGCCATGCGCGCCGCCGGGGCCGCGCCCGACAGGTTCCTCCTCCCGCAGGTGCTCCGGGCCTGCGCCGGCGCGGACGCGCCCCGCCTTGCCGCCGCAGCGCACGCGCTCGCCTCCAAGGGCGGGCCCGCGCTCGCCGACGACGCCGTGGTAGGGAACGCTGTCGTCGCCATGTACGCGGCGCTCGGGGACGTCCGCGCCGCGCGCGCAGCGTTCGCGTCGCTCCCCGAACGCGACGTCGTGGCATGGACCGCTCTCGTGGGCGCCTACGCCAACGCCGGGGAGCTGGGCGAGGCCTTCCAGCTGTTTGAATCGATGCAGGCCAGTGGCGTGCGGCCTGACGTGATTTCGTGGAACACCCTCGTCTCCGGCTTCGCGAGAAATGGTGATATTGGTGCTGCGCTCGATCTATTCGACGAAATGCGACTGAGGGGTGTCAAGCCACGGGTCAGTTCTTGGAACTGCATCATCTCTGGCTGTGTGCAGAATGCGCGCTATGATGAGGCTTTGGGCATCTTCCTGGAGATGTGCGAGACTGAGATGCCCGATGCAGTCACTATTGCTAGTATACTCCCTGCTTGCACTGGCTTGATGGCACTGGGCCTTGGAAAGCAGCTGCATTCTTATGCTGTACGTTGTGGTATCAAATTAAATGTCTACATTGGTTCTTCTTTGATTGGCATGTACTCCGAGTGCAGAGAGTTTGCTTATGCGACAAGTGTGTTCGCCGCCATTGATGGGGAGAGGAATGTCACTGTATGGAATGAGTTGATTCAATCATATATCAGTGATGGGAGGATGGACAAAGCGTGTGAAGCCTTTAACTTGATGCAGCAGGATGGATTGAAGCCTGACACTGTCACATATAACAATTTCATCGCTGCATATGCTAGAGCAGGTCAGAAAGAACTAGCAAATGAATTGTTGTCAGGCATGATGAATGTCAGCTTGAAGCCTAATGTGGTATCAATGAATGCTTTAATATCCGGTTTGCATCAGTTTGGCCTCTGTGCTGATGCACTGGAAGTTTTCAGATACATGCAGCTCCTAAACAGCGGAGATGCAAAGCGTTGGACATTTCTGGATAATAGCAACCCCATCCAACCAAATGGTACTACAGTTACTAGTGTCCTCTCACTGTTGACAGACCTCAAGTTAGATCGTCTCGGGAAGGAAGTACACTGCTATGCTCTAAGGAATGGTCTGACGTCAAACATATTTGTTTCCAGCAAATTGGTTGACCTTTATGGTAAAACTGGTGATATGGTATCTGCTGCTAATGTCTTCCAGGGAATCAGTAATAAGAATGTTGTCACATGGAACAGTCTGCTAGCAGCTTACAAGCATAATAGGAAGCCAGAAGTTGTTTTGAAACTATTCTGTGAAATGCTCGAGTCTAATTTACTTCCTAACTTGGTTACAGTGCAGATAGCGCTTTTGTCTTCTGGTATGACGATGGCATCAGGGTATGGGAGCGAACTGCATGGTTTCATACAGAAAAACTGGCCTGATGGTTATCCAGTCACTCTTGCAAGTGCGCTAATAGATATGTATGGGAAATGTGGTAAGATTGAGGATGCTAGACTGGCTTTTGAGCGCAGTGTTGAAAAGGATGTAGCAGTATGGAATGCAATGATGAGTTGCTACTTGCTTCATAGGATGCCTAGAGATGTTAAAAGATTGTTTGAAATACTTGAACAATCTAGAACTCGGCCAGATCCTGTTACTTTCATCTTACTTCTTTCAGCTTGTAAGCAAGAAGGTTCCATGGTGGAAGCTCGGAGCTATTTCTACAGTATGGAAGATTTGTATGGCATAAAACCAAGTTTAAAACACTACACTTGCATGGTTGACATCATGGGAACAGCTGGTTTATTGGAGGAGTCACTAGAACTTATCCAGAAGATGCCAGTTGAGCCGGATGCATGCCTATGGTCTACTGTTCTCAAAGCTTGTAAGCTTCACTCAGATTTGGACGTTGCGGCTAAGGCTGCAAAAGCTCTTTTCGAGCTTGAACCAAATAATGCTTCAAACTACATGTTGCTTTCCAATATATATGCGAACAGCGGCTTTTGGGATTCCACTGAATCTGTAAGAGATGCCATGACAGAGCACGGGTTGCACGTTGAGAGCCAGTGTAGCTGGCTATATCTTGGCAAAAGTGTGGATTCGTTTGAGGCTGGAGATTTGTCCCATCCAGCATTTGAGGATATTTTGAGTACATGGAAGGACTTGGCTAGTAGGATGGCAGAGTCTGGGTATGCTCCTCAAGACGATGAGCCCTATTGCAATGTACAAGTTGATCCATTGTCGTGCCACCACACCGAGCGGATTGCTGTGTGCTATGGACTTATTTCCATGCGTGCCCATGAGCCGATACGGGTCTCGAAGAATTTCCGAATGTGCAAGGAATGCCATTCCTCAATCAAGTTCATCTCAAGGGATAAGAAGCGGGAGATACTGATTTCAGATGGTTGCACCTATCACCACTTCAGCGATGGCTCGTGCAGCTGTGGGGACATGTGGTAGATGAAAGAGTCGGTCCGACGTGAATGCTGGCTCATATGCCATGGAAAATTAAAGCAATATGTGATGGGGGCAACCAATGAAACTGCCAGAAAAAGGGGGGCATCTTTAACCCCTCCCCTGGGCTGCAAATATGGTGTGCTTCAGGGGAGGTTGAAAGCCCAGAGCTCTTGCCAAGATCTGAGGGGACAAGTTTGGCCAGAATTATGTTGCTGCATGTTGAAGGAAGTGAAAAAAAAAAGTATTCTGCGGATATCCAGCAAGTGTACATGAACTTCATGGGTGGTTCATACTGCTGATGGGTTGTTGGTGATTGCGTCTGTTATGTAAGCATTTGTatgacatactccctccatcccataatgtaagaacgTTTTgacttagtgtagtgtcaaaaacgttcttatattatgggatagagggagtagatTTGTAGTTCAAGGATTGTAGTGACTAGCCATATGAATCGAAATGTTAGGCTGCTTGGAATCAGCCAACTTTGTTGAAGATCGATTGTTCTTGCATGCTGCAGTTGTGACGAGTGTCAGAGCTGTGGGGTGTCGCATGGTGCAGTTCTTTCATGCAGGTCGGAGCTAATCGTGCATGCATGATATGGTGAATAATGGTTTCCTGGTTTTCTATCTTATTCTCTCTTCAGCGTCTATCGGTGTTATTTGCTAGTAGTTGAGATTATTAGCTTGCTGCTATCTCTACCGGTTAAGAGACGGAGAGAGAACGGACAGAACATCTGAAACACCATTCTTCGGCACCATTTTTCGGGCAGGTATACATTCTTTAGTGGTTCGAGGCCACTATCCCTGGCTAAACCTCATTCCCCAAAATATGTTTACAGTTTAATTTTCTCTTACAATAAGCACCAAATCTATTTACTAAAAAACAAAAAAGGCTTATTTCCTAACCATGCTAGAGAAGGGCCTGAGCTTAGCCTTCTGGATAATAGACTCAGTTTTTTGACAAAAAAAAAATACAGGTGTCTCCGGTCCGACTCCATCACGTTGGGCGACAATGAGACTGGTGCAGGAGCTAGAGACGGACACCTATTTCAACTATGGTCGGGGCTCCGCCCGCTCGCGCTGACACCATCAAGATAGTGGTCAATGGAACTTTTTGATAAACAAACGGCTCAACAGATGAACAAATACCACATGTTAAATATCATCCGTAATGCATAGTAGGACAAACATGCTTCAAACACGAGTACAACATTATTTATACACAAATTACTGTATCCAAAGGCCAaccatgtttttttttttttgcgggcaaAGGCCAACCATGGATGCAGTTGACAGTCTTACTTACTCTCGCGTTGGCCAGCCATGATGATACAAGCAAGAGAAACTGCACCAACCACATACTTCAAAGCCCTAGCACGAGTAGCGCCCTGTGGATGCAGGTAAGCCCTGGTTGAGTCAAGTGACTGCTTAACTCTCTTTTTCATCTGGGGCAAATTTCTGGGTAACAGCTGTTGTCCAAAATTCTGGGGCCAACTTTTGGGTAACATCTGTTCTTCCAAATTTCGTACGGGTAGAAACTGCAATTGAAAATAAAGGATTATATGATTCATTTGAATACTCACAGGCCCTGCCAAACAGCCGCAAACCCATTTGATTTTACTAATTTTCTGGCAGGAGTCCCTTAAGAGAGATATgaaggactggaatatcaccaaagaactagccatggacagcgGTGCGTGGAAGtttcgagatcttatgggtttcagctctagcctaccccgGCTGCTTGTTTGCGACTAAAAGGCTTTGTTGCTCTTGTTGTCTGGCAGGAAGATGTCCCAAAAGTCAACAAACATGCAAAACATAAACACCTAACATAGTGCTAAAACAATAAAGAGAACATGTCAAAATGAGAGGAGGACAGAGTGCACATGTGATGCAAGAGAATTTGCAAATAACAGGTCAAAATAAGAATGCGCCTTTACGAACTAATCATCGTGATAGAAGGGTTCACAGATATACAGGGTCCGATTTATTTCACTAACTCATGCACATTCTAGTTTCCAAATGTGAATGCCAAAAATAGAAAACTGACCTCTTCGACAAGAATGACTCCAGTCTTCTTTGCTTGAATACAACACTCCCTGGCAAGGTTCCTTATTTTCACACGATTGAAATATTCTCGCATGAGCAACTACAAATTATGGCAAAAAAGGAAGTGTAAGGTCCAGCTACAAGATAACTAGGTTAAGGAAGATGCAATTCAGCATGAGACTTGCCTCGTCAGGGAATTGTAGATGCTTCTCTAATTCTGAACTCATACGAGAGTTGATGTCCTCCTCCAAAGCTACCTTATCAAACTGCAAATTTGAAAAAAGATGGAAGACAAAGTGTAAAACCTAACAGGCCACAAAATGCAAGTACTCCGTCCGTCCtgtaatataagatgttattacagcCAATATATGAGTACATTGGttataataacatcttatattataggacggagggagtaacatttttgCAACAAAATAGAACCAGCCACTCCATTGGAAATAGAACCTCAAGCGTTGAATTTTTTAAATTTGGATACAAAGTTGAAAATCAAGAGAAACCTCAAATGACAGCACTGATGGCCATGTGGTTTTGCTCTTtaggttgtactccctccgtccaggtctaTTAGTCCCCCTTC is from Triticum aestivum cultivar Chinese Spring chromosome 1B, IWGSC CS RefSeq v2.1, whole genome shotgun sequence and encodes:
- the LOC123121144 gene encoding pentatricopeptide repeat-containing protein At5g04780, mitochondrial, producing MATAMLPSPSLPPTPRGVLSPRCSLQAPTHEQRVPDGASRRRHAPVQRARHEAAAYAREIGACVRARRWGAACEAFAAMRAAGAAPDRFLLPQVLRACAGADAPRLAAAAHALASKGGPALADDAVVGNAVVAMYAALGDVRAARAAFASLPERDVVAWTALVGAYANAGELGEAFQLFESMQASGVRPDVISWNTLVSGFARNGDIGAALDLFDEMRLRGVKPRVSSWNCIISGCVQNARYDEALGIFLEMCETEMPDAVTIASILPACTGLMALGLGKQLHSYAVRCGIKLNVYIGSSLIGMYSECREFAYATSVFAAIDGERNVTVWNELIQSYISDGRMDKACEAFNLMQQDGLKPDTVTYNNFIAAYARAGQKELANELLSGMMNVSLKPNVVSMNALISGLHQFGLCADALEVFRYMQLLNSGDAKRWTFLDNSNPIQPNGTTVTSVLSLLTDLKLDRLGKEVHCYALRNGLTSNIFVSSKLVDLYGKTGDMVSAANVFQGISNKNVVTWNSLLAAYKHNRKPEVVLKLFCEMLESNLLPNLVTVQIALLSSGMTMASGYGSELHGFIQKNWPDGYPVTLASALIDMYGKCGKIEDARLAFERSVEKDVAVWNAMMSCYLLHRMPRDVKRLFEILEQSRTRPDPVTFILLLSACKQEGSMVEARSYFYSMEDLYGIKPSLKHYTCMVDIMGTAGLLEESLELIQKMPVEPDACLWSTVLKACKLHSDLDVAAKAAKALFELEPNNASNYMLLSNIYANSGFWDSTESVRDAMTEHGLHVESQCSWLYLGKSVDSFEAGDLSHPAFEDILSTWKDLASRMAESGYAPQDDEPYCNVQVDPLSCHHTERIAVCYGLISMRAHEPIRVSKNFRMCKECHSSIKFISRDKKREILISDGCTYHHFSDGSCSCGDMW